The DNA sequence CCCGGCCGCGCCCTTCGGTGGCGTCAAGGCTTCCGGGCTGGGTCGTGAGGGCGGCCGCGTAGGCATCGACGAGTTCCTGGAGTACAAATACATGGCCGTGCCTCGCACGTGAGTAGTTTGACAATATCTCACATGGCGGGATATTGTCACTGCCGTGACCGAGACGACGGACAGCGCGAGCAGCCTGGCCAAAATGCTCACCATCTTGCAGCTGTTCAGTGAGAAAGAGCCCGTCTGGTCGACGGCCGCCATCCTGGAGGCGCTCGAGACCTCGAGGTCGACGGGGTACCGCTACATCAAGACCCTGCACGAGGCCGGGCTGATCAACGCGGTCCGCAACGGCCAGTACGCGCTCGGCCCGCGGATCATCGAGATGGATCTGCAGATGCGGCTGACGGATCCGCTGCTGCTGGCCAGTCACGGTGTGCTCGAAGACCTGGTGGACAAGATCGGGCACTCGGCGCTGCTGTGCACCGCGTTCCGGGATTCGGTGCTGTGCGTCGGCGAGGCCCGCGCCCCGAAGAGCCCCGAAAACCGGTTCCTTCGCGGGCAGCGGCGCCCGCTGTTCCAAGGGGCGGTGTCGAAGGTCGTGCTGGCCTACTTGCCCCACCACCGCTTGAAGGCGATCTACCCGCGCCAGCAGGCGGAGATCGAGAAGGCCGGGCTGGGCAGCACCTGGAGCGAGTTCCGTGCGGCCCTGGGCAAGATCAAGAAGGACGGCTACGCGCTGACGGTGGGGGAGTTCAACCCCGGCGTCTACAGCGTCGCGGCGCCCGTCCTCGACGACCAGAAGACCTCGCTGGGTAGCGTGGGTGTCGCATGGGACGAGAAGGAGCGGCGCGACGTCGACGTCGAGCACGCGGTGCTCGCCGTCAAACAGGCGGCGGCGACGATCTCGGAGCGCCTGCTGGAGCACCAGCGTGGCGGATGACCTCCTTCGGCATAGGGAAGGCGGCTGCGGTCCTCACAGCAGGGCATCCGCGGTGATCGGGAAATCGCGGATCCGGCGCCCGGTGGCGTGGAAGACCGCGTTGGCGATCGCCGGGGCGACGCCGACCAGCACGAGTTCGGCCAGGCCCTTGACCCCGAGGGGGTCGGCTTCGCGGTCTTCGCCGTCCAGGTAGATCGCGCGGAGGTCGCGGATGTCGGCGTTGACCGGCACCAGGTAGTCGGCGAGGTTGGCGTTGACGATGCGGCCGTCGCGCGGATCGGTGACCGTGTGCTCCAGCAGAGCGGCGCCGATGCCGCCGACCATGCCGCCGAGAGCCTGGCTGTCGGCGAGCTTGGGGTTGACGATGCGGCCCGCGTCGTAGACGCCGAGCAGGCGCCGGACCCGGATGAGGCCGAGGCGGGCGTCGACGGCGACTTCGGCGAAGGCCGCGCCGTAGCCGTACATCGAGAACCGGTTCTCCGGCGAGGGCGCCCAGGACCCGATCACCTCGAGGTGATCGCGGCCGTTGCGCGTGAGCAGCTGCCGGTAGGTCTCGCCGCGCGTGGGATCGCTCTTCACGTGCATTCGTCCTTTTCGGACGAGCACGTCGTCCGGATTGACGCCGCGCAGGGGAGATCGAGGGTCGTTGACGGCCAGGGTGATGGCCTGGCGGCGGACCTTGTCGCAGCCGTCCTGGACGGCGGAGCCGACGCTGGCCATGGTCATCGAGCCGCCGTGGGGCGGGGTCGGTGGCATGAGGGAGTCGCCGAGCCGGAACCGCACGGTGTCCATGGTCAGGCCGAGGGCGTCGGCGGCGACCTGGGGCATCGAGGTGTAGGTGCCGGGGCCCATGTCGCTGGTCGCGGACTCGACCAGTGCCGTACCGTCGGCGTTCAGCCGGACGTGGGCCTGCGCCGGGGCGCGCGCGGTGTCGTAGACCGCGGCGGCCATGCCGGTGCCGATCAGCCAGTCGCCGTCCCTGGTGGAGGCCGGCTTGGGATTGCGACGGCGCCACCCGAATTCGTGCGCGCCGACGTCGTAGCATTCGCGCAGCCGCCGGGTGGAGAACGGCTGCCCGGTGGACTCGTCGGCCGCCGGTTCGTTGCGTTTGCGCAGCTCGATGGGGTCGATGCCGAGTTCGTGGGCGAGCTCGTCCATCGCGGACTCGATGACGAGGGCGGCGGAGGCGTAGCCGGGCCCGCGCATCCAGATCGGGGTGTTCACGTCGAGCGGGACGGTCGAGTAGGCCTGGCGGACGTTCGGCATGCTGTAGAGCATCTGGCCGGGTGCCAGCATCGCCTCGGTGAACGTCTCGTAGCTGGAGGTCTCGCCGCGGATCTCGTGGGTCATCGCGGTGAGCCGCCCCGTGCGGTCGCTGCCGAGCCGGAGCCGGTAGGAGTAGGCGGGCCGGAACCCGGTGCCGAAGTACAGCTGCCGGCGCGCCATGACCAGCTTGACCGGGCGTCCGGTTTCGCGGGCGGCGAGCGCGGCGACGGTGGTGTGCGGCCAGGCCCGCAGCCCGCTGCCGAACGCGCCGCCGACGAACGGCGAGATGACCCGGACCGACGTCTGCGGGATGCCGAACACGGCCGCGAGCTCCTGCTGGGTACCGCCGACCACCCACTGGGTCTTGTCCCAGACCGTGAGCCGGTCGCCGTCCCAGCGGGCGATCGTGGCGTGCGGCTCCATCGGGTTGTGGTGGTTGCGGGCGGTCCGGTAGGTCAGGTCCAGCCGGACCGGCGCGGTGCCCAGCGCACCCTCGGCGTCGCCGCGCGCGTAGGTCGCCGGCTCGTCGGCCGGGGCGGTGGCCAGGTCGGTGCTCGGCTGCTCGGCGGCGTAGGTCACCGTCACCAGACGGGCGCCCTGCTGGGCGGCTTCGTGAGTGGTGGCGACCACGACGGCGACCGGTTGGCCGAAGAACCGCACCCGGTCGTCCTGGAAGACCCGCAGCCTCGTACCCGGCGGGTTGTTCGAACCCGGATTGTCCACGTAGGGCAGTCGCGGTGCGTTGCGGTGGCTG is a window from the Amycolatopsis sp. cg9 genome containing:
- a CDS encoding xanthine dehydrogenase family protein molybdopterin-binding subunit translates to MIQPRTAVGTPQSRVDGRLKVTGRALYAADHPTDGVLYAAVVDSSVGRGRITVIDDRGALAHPGVLRVISHRNAPRLPYVDNPGSNNPPGTRLRVFQDDRVRFFGQPVAVVVATTHEAAQQGARLVTVTYAAEQPSTDLATAPADEPATYARGDAEGALGTAPVRLDLTYRTARNHHNPMEPHATIARWDGDRLTVWDKTQWVVGGTQQELAAVFGIPQTSVRVISPFVGGAFGSGLRAWPHTTVAALAARETGRPVKLVMARRQLYFGTGFRPAYSYRLRLGSDRTGRLTAMTHEIRGETSSYETFTEAMLAPGQMLYSMPNVRQAYSTVPLDVNTPIWMRGPGYASAALVIESAMDELAHELGIDPIELRKRNEPAADESTGQPFSTRRLRECYDVGAHEFGWRRRNPKPASTRDGDWLIGTGMAAAVYDTARAPAQAHVRLNADGTALVESATSDMGPGTYTSMPQVAADALGLTMDTVRFRLGDSLMPPTPPHGGSMTMASVGSAVQDGCDKVRRQAITLAVNDPRSPLRGVNPDDVLVRKGRMHVKSDPTRGETYRQLLTRNGRDHLEVIGSWAPSPENRFSMYGYGAAFAEVAVDARLGLIRVRRLLGVYDAGRIVNPKLADSQALGGMVGGIGAALLEHTVTDPRDGRIVNANLADYLVPVNADIRDLRAIYLDGEDREADPLGVKGLAELVLVGVAPAIANAVFHATGRRIRDFPITADALL
- a CDS encoding IclR family transcriptional regulator is translated as MTETTDSASSLAKMLTILQLFSEKEPVWSTAAILEALETSRSTGYRYIKTLHEAGLINAVRNGQYALGPRIIEMDLQMRLTDPLLLASHGVLEDLVDKIGHSALLCTAFRDSVLCVGEARAPKSPENRFLRGQRRPLFQGAVSKVVLAYLPHHRLKAIYPRQQAEIEKAGLGSTWSEFRAALGKIKKDGYALTVGEFNPGVYSVAAPVLDDQKTSLGSVGVAWDEKERRDVDVEHAVLAVKQAAATISERLLEHQRGG